Proteins co-encoded in one Hyla sarda isolate aHylSar1 chromosome 4, aHylSar1.hap1, whole genome shotgun sequence genomic window:
- the GINS4 gene encoding DNA replication complex GINS protein SLD5, translating into MEEELGLSDQDSDAGSEEVLTPAELISKLEEAWLNEKFAPELLESKSEVVECVMEQLNHMEQNLQRARQGDLKISFHRMEIERIRFMLSSYLRNRLLKVPGFLYTIRCN; encoded by the exons ATGGAAGAAGAACTGGGACTGTCAGACCAGGACTCTGATGCTGGGAGTGAAGAGGTCCTGACTCCTGCAGAGCTCATCAGCAAACTGGAGGAG GCCTGGCTCAATGAAAAGTTTGCACCAGAGCTCTTGGAGAGTAAATCCGAGGTTGTGGAGTGTGTGATGGAGCAGCTGAATCACATG GAGCAAAATCTACAGCGAGCTCGACAAGGTGACCTGAAGATAAGTTTCCATCGTATGGAGATAGAGAGGATCAGGTTCATGCTCAGCAGCTACTTGCGCAATCGCTTGCTCAAGGTACCTGGTTTTTTATACACAATAAGGTGTAATTGA